In Carnobacterium sp. CP1, the following are encoded in one genomic region:
- the pstB gene encoding phosphate ABC transporter ATP-binding protein PstB — protein sequence MDKLMIKNMDLFYGDFQALHNIDLTIAKNEITAFIGPSGCGKSTLIKSLNRMNDLIEGCTITGEIKMDGQDIYAKETDPNLLRKRVGMVFQQPNPFPMSIYDNVAYGPRTHGIKNKQTLDALVEKSLREAAIWDEVKNDLKKSALSLSGGQQQRICIARALAVEPEVLLMDEPTSALDPISTAKIEELVTVLKKDYTLVMVTHNMQQASRISDKTAFFLNGRIVEMGETRKIFTQPIQKETEDYISGRFG from the coding sequence ATGGATAAATTGATGATAAAAAACATGGACCTCTTTTATGGCGATTTTCAAGCTCTCCATAATATCGATTTAACGATTGCAAAAAACGAGATCACAGCTTTTATAGGCCCTTCAGGATGTGGGAAATCCACCTTGATCAAAAGTCTAAATCGGATGAACGATTTAATTGAAGGCTGTACGATCACGGGTGAAATAAAAATGGATGGTCAAGACATTTATGCCAAAGAGACGGATCCTAATTTGCTGCGCAAACGAGTGGGGATGGTCTTTCAGCAACCCAATCCTTTTCCGATGAGCATTTACGATAATGTCGCTTATGGGCCAAGAACCCATGGCATCAAAAATAAACAAACGTTAGATGCATTAGTTGAAAAGAGTTTGCGGGAAGCGGCTATCTGGGATGAAGTAAAAAATGATTTGAAAAAAAGCGCGTTATCTTTATCTGGCGGACAACAGCAACGAATCTGTATTGCTCGTGCATTAGCGGTTGAACCAGAAGTTTTGCTGATGGATGAACCGACGAGTGCATTGGATCCGATTTCCACAGCAAAAATTGAAGAACTGGTAACTGTGCTGAAAAAAGATTATACTCTTGTTATGGTAACGCACAATATGCAACAAGCTTCACGAATATCAGACAAAACAGCTTTCTTTTTAAATGGACGGATTGTTGAAATGGGTGAGACAAGAAAAATCTTTACTCAGCCAATACAAAAAGAAACAGAAGATTATATTTCAGGACGTTTTGGGTAA
- the phoU gene encoding phosphate signaling complex protein PhoU, which produces MRQLFEEELTKLHLHFSEMGMMVNEAIYKSVKAFINHDKELAQEVIDQDHHINELELSLEKKCFELIALQQPVTSDLRRIVTVMKACADLERMGDHAVSIAKSTIRVKGTKRVLQIEAEIGELSGKVKEMVRTVLEAYLKQDVEEARKIAASDTAVDALAEVIHQQCIEEMKADPELVLGGTDYLLVSGYLERIGDYVTNICEWIVYLETGTITELNPHHSI; this is translated from the coding sequence ATGAGACAATTATTTGAAGAAGAATTAACTAAACTGCATCTTCATTTTTCGGAAATGGGGATGATGGTCAATGAAGCGATTTACAAATCCGTTAAAGCCTTTATCAACCATGACAAAGAATTGGCACAGGAAGTTATCGATCAGGATCATCATATTAATGAACTCGAGTTATCCTTAGAGAAGAAATGTTTTGAATTGATTGCTTTACAACAACCCGTGACCAGCGATTTGCGTAGAATTGTAACTGTCATGAAAGCTTGCGCTGATTTAGAACGAATGGGAGACCATGCTGTTAGTATTGCTAAATCGACTATTCGTGTCAAAGGAACGAAACGCGTCCTTCAAATCGAAGCAGAAATCGGCGAACTTTCTGGTAAGGTAAAAGAGATGGTGAGAACCGTATTAGAAGCCTATCTTAAACAAGATGTAGAGGAAGCACGGAAAATTGCAGCTAGTGATACAGCTGTCGATGCGCTGGCCGAAGTAATTCACCAACAATGTATTGAAGAAATGAAAGCCGACCCGGAATTAGTTCTAGGCGGTACAGATTATCTTTTAGTTTCGGGATATTTAGAGCGAATCGGCGATTATGTGACCAATATTTGCGAATGGATCGTTTATCTTGAAACTGGAACCATTACAGAATTGAATCCGCACCATAGTATTTAA
- a CDS encoding phosphate ABC transporter substrate-binding protein PstS family protein, which produces MKLKSFYTMVVLTLGVVLTACGPVVGEESITAVGSSALQPLVEAAGEQYGAENLGKFINVQGGGSGTGLGQIAADAVEIGNSDIFAEEKEGIDASKLVDHRVAVVGIAPIVTPGVGVTDIQLEDLEKIFTGEITNWKELGGKDLPITVLNRSSGSGTRTTFDRWVLSEGKKSMITQEQESSGTVRQIVASTPGTISYVAFSYIDDSVESLSINGIEPTDENVKTNDWIIWSYEHMYTNGEPTGLTKDFLEYILSDDIQGTLIEALGYIPTNTMQVERDAAGNTTDVAQPE; this is translated from the coding sequence ATGAAACTAAAAAGTTTTTATACTATGGTAGTTTTGACTTTGGGCGTCGTTTTAACGGCTTGTGGGCCGGTTGTAGGAGAAGAATCCATTACAGCTGTAGGATCATCAGCATTGCAGCCGCTTGTTGAAGCTGCTGGGGAACAATATGGTGCTGAAAATTTAGGGAAGTTTATTAATGTACAAGGCGGCGGTAGCGGAACGGGTTTAGGTCAAATTGCTGCTGATGCTGTAGAAATTGGCAATTCAGATATTTTTGCAGAAGAAAAAGAAGGTATAGATGCTTCTAAATTAGTGGACCATCGAGTAGCGGTCGTTGGAATCGCGCCTATTGTCACTCCAGGTGTTGGAGTAACCGATATTCAATTAGAAGATTTAGAAAAAATATTTACTGGTGAAATCACGAATTGGAAAGAATTAGGTGGAAAAGACTTGCCGATCACGGTATTAAACCGTTCTTCTGGGAGCGGAACACGGACAACTTTTGACCGATGGGTATTATCGGAAGGCAAAAAAAGTATGATTACACAAGAACAAGAATCAAGCGGAACGGTGCGCCAAATTGTAGCCAGTACACCGGGGACTATCAGTTATGTAGCTTTTTCTTACATTGACGATTCAGTTGAATCACTGTCTATTAATGGGATTGAACCGACTGACGAAAATGTTAAAACAAACGACTGGATTATTTGGTCTTATGAACACATGTATACAAACGGTGAGCCAACAGGTTTAACAAAAGACTTTCTAGAGTATATATTATCAGATGATATTCAAGGAACTTTAATTGAAGCGCTTGGCTATA